One Nocardia huaxiensis genomic window, ACGGGGGCCGCGCCACGCCAGGCGGGCAAGAGCGAGAAGTGCAGGTTGACCCAGCCGTGGCGGGGAATGCTCAGCACCTTCTCCGGCAGCAGGGCGCCGTAGGCCACCACCGGACAGCAGTCGGGCGCCAATTCGGTGAGCTGCTCGACGAATTCGGGTTCCGAGGGCCGGTTCGGCGTGAACACGGGAATGCCGTGCTCGTCGGCCAGCCGCCCGATGGGCGAACGCGTGATCTTGCGACCGCGACCGGCCACCGCGTCGGGCCGGGTCACCACCGCGACCACCTCGTGCCGTTCGGATTCGATGAGCCGCCGCAGCGACGGCACGGCCGGCTCCGGCGTGCCCGCGAAGACCAGGCGCATATCAGCGGCTTCCTTCCTGCTTGCCGGCCGTGGCCCGGCGACGTCCGCCCAGCTCCGAGGCGGCGAGCACAGTGATTCCCCGAGTGAACCACGACGATTCGCGCAGGGTGCGCATCGCCTCCTTGCGAGTGGCGGGCTCCAGCCGTTGCAAGAACAGCACCCCGTCCAGATGATCGGTCTCGTGCTGCACGCAGCGCGCCAGCAGCCCCTCGGCCTGGAATTCCACCGGATTGCCGTCCACATCCACACCGCGCGCCCGCACCGTCATGGCCCGCGTAACGTCTTCGCGCACACCGGGAATGGACAGGCATCCCTCCGGCCCGGTCTGCGTGTCCTCGCCGATCACCTCGAACTCCGGATTGATCAGATGCCCCTGCGCGTCGCCGGTGTCGTACACGAACACGCGCAACCCGACCCCGATCTGCGGTGCGGCCATACCCACGCCGCCGCTCTCGTACATGGTGTCGGTCAGGTCGGTCACCAGCTGGCGCACCTCCTTGTCGAAGGACTCGACCTCCGCCGCGCGAGCGCGCAGGATCGGATCGCCGAACAGGCGGACAGGCTGGATGGTCACGGGCAACTCCCGGTCGCGGATGAATACGGTCGTCCTATTTTACGGATCCCGCGCGGTCGTCCGATCCCGAATGCCCGGCGAGCAGCGTTTCGCCCCCGCCCGCGGCCCGCTCGGAGCACACCTGAACCGTCGATCGGCGCACGCCCGCTCACCGAGAACCGCCGGTCGATCCGCGCGCCGCGGGCGTTCAGACCATCGAACGCCGGTATAGGCGGGAGCGCGGATCGTGGCGTAACGCACACCGAGGGTCAGTTGGCGTGCGCGGCCAGCACCACCTCGGCGATGCCGGTGCCCAGCGCCACCGGCGCGCAGGTCGGCTGCACCGCGTGCGCCGGATCGAGCGTATTGAGCACCAGCTGTTGCACATACGCGTCGTAGACCATATGGAAGTGCCCGGTGAGATTGCCCGGGCACAGGTCCTGCAGCACGATGTTCGTCGCACCGTCGCCGTGCAGGGCGATATTGGCGAAGGGCTGGATCATCTCGTCGACGCGGCTGCCGATGGTGGTGTAGCGGACGCCCGCGACGGTGTCGCCGCCGGAATTGAGGGCGGTGATGAACGGGGAGCCCTGGGCCTGCTGGATGGCGGCCTCGGAGGAGGCCAGTTCAGCGATGTCGAACAGAATCGGCACCACATTGGCCACGGGCACCAGGCCGTACATGACGCCGCCGTAGCTGGGCGAGGCGATGCCGATCCACTGGCCGACCTTGGCCGCGCCGCCGAGCTTGTTGATGAAATAGCGAGACACGCTCGCGCCCTGCGAGAATCCGACCATGTCCACCTGGGTGGCGCCGGTCGCTGCGAGGACCTGATCGACGAATCCGGCTATTTGCGCGGAACTTTCGAACACGTCCTCGGTGCCGTAGCTGTCGCCGCCGGGCTTACCGCCGTAGTTCGGGGCGAAGACGCAGAATCCGGCGTTCACCAATTGTGCTCCGAGCACCGAGAAGTCGGAGTACGCCGACGAGTCGGTGCCGTGCGCGAGCACCACCGGGCGCGGATGCGCGGCCGTGGGCTTGCAGTCGAAGTCGTTGCTGCCCTGAGGCGCGGCGTTCGGATGCGCCTTGATATAACGAGCCGCCGTCAGGTGATCCTGTTGCGGCGGACCGGATTCGGTGGGCACCAGCGGCGCCGGATAGCCGATCGGCTCGGCGGTCACCGAACCGATCGGCAGCACGGTCGTCGCGAGGACGACCGCCGCGGCCACCACCCCCGCCGAAGCGAAGCCCCTCATCACGGAGCGGCGCTTGTTGCTCCCCTGTTGTCCCAAGCCACAGTCGATCACGTGGCGCGTTTGTGCCATTCCATAATGATCGCTGGTGCGGGTGCGAATTTCCCAGCGGGACGGGGTGTTTCGCGGCCATTACTTTTCGGGTGTGTCGTCTTCGGCGAGGATCCGGTAGAGCGCCCGGCGCGCCTCGGTGAGCACCTCGGCGGCCTTGGCGGCCTGATCCTTGTCGCCGACCGCGGCCACCTGGGCGGCAGCGCCCATGAGCTGGCCGATCAGGCCGCGCAGATCCAGCGCCTGGTCGCCGACGCCGTCCTTGACGTCCTGCCAGGGATCGCCCAGCTCGTCGCGATTGGCCTCGATGTACTCGGTGCCGGACTCGGTGAGCTTGGCGGTCTTGCGACCGGACACCTTCTCGATGAGCACCAGGCCCTCGTCCTCGAGCTGCGAGAGCGCGGGGTAGATGGAGCCGGGGCTGGGACGCCACACGTCCTGGCTGCGCTCGCGGATCTGCTGGATCAGCTCGTAGCCGTGCATGGGCCGCTCCTGCAGCAGCAGCAGGATGGCGGCGCGGACATCACCGCGCCGGCCCCGGCCGCCGCGGCCTCGACCGCGACCGAAGTGCGGGCCGGGCCCGAATCCGGGTCCGAAACCGCCGGGTCCGAAACCACCCTGTCCGAAATCGGGGCCGAAGCCGCCGCGACCGTGGCGGTGGCGTTCACCCCGTTCCGGGCGCGGGCCGCGCCGGAAGCGCGGGTGCTCGGGACCCTGGGATTCCTCGGGCCGCTGGCGACGCCACGGTCCGCGGCCTCTTTCGTTCATGTCCATGTGTTCCATGGTTCCGCCTCCTTCAAGGCTTGTCGTTACTCTTGCTGATATCGACGATATATCGGCAATCTATCCATGACAAGTGTGAAACGCGACACGAACCGGCCGGTCGCATCGCTGCGACCGGCCCGGAAAGATCAGGAACCCAGGTTGCGCACGATCTCGAGCAGCGAATCCGGGCGATCGGCGGTCGGCAGGGGTTCGACCAGCTCGAAACCGCAGCCCAGCGCCTTGGCCCCGCCATCCGCCTCGAGACTGTCACCGACCATGAGGGCCCGCTCGGGCGCGCAGCCGAGCCGATCCAGGGCCGTGCGGAAGATCAGGGGGTCGGGCTTCATGGCGCCGATCTCGAACGACAGCGCGAATTCGCCGATATATCGATCCCATCCACGCGACTCGAAGGCCGGACGGATGTCGAAGGCGATATTGCTGACGATGCCCACCGCGATGCCGTTCGCGTGCAGGGCCTCGAAGACCTCGCCGGTATCCGGGTACGGCGTCCACGCATACGGGTCGAGCAGCTGCTCGTAGAGCGGCCCGGCCACGGAATCCGGAACACCGGACTTCCGCAGCACCTGCACATACGCCCTACGGTGCAGCGCCGGGTCGAGATCCCTGCGGTCCCAAGCGAATTGACCCTCCTCGTCGAATTCCACGAGTTGCTCCACCGGCGCTGTCATGCGCCGCATGATCTCGGCCACCTCGTGGGTGTCGAACGCGCGGCCGTCCGCGTCGATGAGATCCACCGAGCGGAACGCGGATTCCTCGAGCCGGAACACGGTGCCGGAAAAATCGAACAGAACTGCCTCGATCGCCATACCGCCACCCTACCGACCGCCACCGCCCGGACCGCCTGAGCGCGGCCATGATTCATCAGCTTGTCTGAGGAGTTCTGCTACCGTGAGGGCATGTCCGATACCGCATTGCTCCGGGTCAACAAGGTCGATTTCATTCGCGACGGCAATGCGATCCTCGACTCGGTATCGCTCACCGTGCACGAAGGTGAACATTGGGCGCTGCTCGGGCCCAATGGCGCGGGCAAAACCACACTGCTGCGCATGCTCGGCGCGTTCGACCATCCCACGCACGGCACGGTCGAGGTGCTCGGCCATCGGCTCGGGCGGGTCGATATGCGCACGCTGCGCATGGGCATCGGCCATGTCGATCCCCGGCGCACGCCGCGCTCACCGCTCACCGTGCACGAGACGGTCCTGACCGGGCTCACCAATACCGCCGAACTGGTGCCGCGCTGGGCAGCGACCGACGCCCAGCACGCCGAGGCCGACCGCCTCATCGACCTGATGGGCCTGGCGCATCGCCGAAATGCCGAGTGGCCCATCCTGTCCCAGGGCGAGCGCGGCCGCATGCTCATCGCCCGCGCGCTCATGCCCAGTCCCCGGCTGCTGCTGCTCGACGAACCCGCCACCGGGCTCGACCTGGCCGGCCGTGAACACCTCCTCGATCGCATCGACCGTCTCCGGCGCACCCACCCGGGACTGGCCTCCGTCCTGGTGACCCACCATCTGGAGGAGCTGCCACCGGGCACCACCCACGCCATGCTGCTGCGCGGCGGGCGCGTCGTGGCCGCCGGTCCCGTGCACGACGTGCTCACCACCGAGCACGTGAGCGCCTGCTTCGACTATCCGGTGCGCATCGCCCGCGCGGGTGGCCGCTGGAGCGTGCACACCGCCCAGCACGCGGACGCCTGAGGGGCCGCCACTCCCCTACCGCACCACAGGAATCGGCTCACGAAGCCAGGGAATCGATCCAGCGTTCGAGCCGGTTGCCCTCGGCCTCCATCATCGCGGGATCGCGGAAGGTATTGGTGAGCAGGGAGATTCCCTGATAGGCGGCGAAGAGGGCCACCGCGAGTTCGCGGGCGTCGGCGCGGCCCATGGCCGCGAACTGGATCTGCATCCAGTCCAGCAGGCCGCGCATGGCCGCGGCCATCTCCTGTTCGAGACCGTCCGAGCGCTTGTCGAGTTCGGTGGCCAAAGTGCCGGAGGGGCAACCGAACTGGGCCGCCTGCTCACGCTGGTCGACCCAGCCGCGCACCAGTCCCTTGAGCCGTTCGGCCGGGGCGTCCAGCTGATCCAGGGCCGCGATGATGTCCTGCAGCGTCCGGGCGTGCGCGCCGATGGCGGCCTGGACCAGTTGGTCCTTGGTCTTGAAGTAGTAGTAGACGTTGCCGACCGGGACGTCGGCCGCGCGGGCGATATCGGCGATGGTCGTCTTCTCGATGCCCTGCTTGTAGAAGACGTCGGCGGCCGCGGCGGCCAGGCGTTCCCGCTTGCCCGGTGTCATGCGGCCGGTCCCGACTGAGTTAGTCATGCAACTAACTATAGACAAGCCCGCCGAAGATGCTCTACGGTTCTTGTTAGTCAGCCAACTAACTCAAGGAGTTCTCATGATCGTGGTGACCGGAGCGACCGGCAATATCGGACGCACCCTGGTGCAGATCCTCGCCGATGCGGACGAGAAGGTGGTGGCCGTGTCGCGTGGCACCGATGTCCAACTGCCCGAAGGGGTTTCGCATCGGCAGGCCGATCTCGCCGATCCGGATCAGCTGGCCGCGGCGGCGGCCGGAGCCGATGCGGTGTTCCTCATGTTCACCGGGGAGCAACTGGTGCACGGGCCCGCACCGCAGCGGTACTTCGAGGCGCTGAAGCAGGCCGGGGTCACACGCGTGGTGCTGCTGTCGTCGCAGGTCGCCGGAACGCGCCCGGAATCCGGATCGCACGCTCGCAGCCGCGCCTTCGAGACCGCGGCCGCGCAGTCCGGGTTGGAGTGGACGGCCCTGCGGCCGAGCGGGTTCTTCAGCAATACCTACGGGTGGGCCGAACCCGTCCGGACGATGCGCACCGTCTTCTCCCCGTTCGCCGATGTGGCGCTGCCGGGCATCGACCCCGCGGATATCGCCGCCGTCGCGGCCGTGGCGCTGCGGGAGGACGGGCACCACGGGCAGAC contains:
- the def gene encoding peptide deformylase, with translation MTIQPVRLFGDPILRARAAEVESFDKEVRQLVTDLTDTMYESGGVGMAAPQIGVGLRVFVYDTGDAQGHLINPEFEVIGEDTQTGPEGCLSIPGVREDVTRAMTVRARGVDVDGNPVEFQAEGLLARCVQHETDHLDGVLFLQRLEPATRKEAMRTLRESSWFTRGITVLAASELGGRRRATAGKQEGSR
- a CDS encoding lipase family alpha/beta hydrolase gives rise to the protein MRGFASAGVVAAAVVLATTVLPIGSVTAEPIGYPAPLVPTESGPPQQDHLTAARYIKAHPNAAPQGSNDFDCKPTAAHPRPVVLAHGTDSSAYSDFSVLGAQLVNAGFCVFAPNYGGKPGGDSYGTEDVFESSAQIAGFVDQVLAATGATQVDMVGFSQGASVSRYFINKLGGAAKVGQWIGIASPSYGGVMYGLVPVANVVPILFDIAELASSEAAIQQAQGSPFITALNSGGDTVAGVRYTTIGSRVDEMIQPFANIALHGDGATNIVLQDLCPGNLTGHFHMVYDAYVQQLVLNTLDPAHAVQPTCAPVALGTGIAEVVLAAHAN
- a CDS encoding PadR family transcriptional regulator encodes the protein MDMNERGRGPWRRQRPEESQGPEHPRFRRGPRPERGERHRHGRGGFGPDFGQGGFGPGGFGPGFGPGPHFGRGRGRGGRGRRGDVRAAILLLLQERPMHGYELIQQIRERSQDVWRPSPGSIYPALSQLEDEGLVLIEKVSGRKTAKLTESGTEYIEANRDELGDPWQDVKDGVGDQALDLRGLIGQLMGAAAQVAAVGDKDQAAKAAEVLTEARRALYRILAEDDTPEK
- a CDS encoding HAD family hydrolase, with the protein product MAIEAVLFDFSGTVFRLEESAFRSVDLIDADGRAFDTHEVAEIMRRMTAPVEQLVEFDEEGQFAWDRRDLDPALHRRAYVQVLRKSGVPDSVAGPLYEQLLDPYAWTPYPDTGEVFEALHANGIAVGIVSNIAFDIRPAFESRGWDRYIGEFALSFEIGAMKPDPLIFRTALDRLGCAPERALMVGDSLEADGGAKALGCGFELVEPLPTADRPDSLLEIVRNLGS
- a CDS encoding ABC transporter ATP-binding protein; amino-acid sequence: MSDTALLRVNKVDFIRDGNAILDSVSLTVHEGEHWALLGPNGAGKTTLLRMLGAFDHPTHGTVEVLGHRLGRVDMRTLRMGIGHVDPRRTPRSPLTVHETVLTGLTNTAELVPRWAATDAQHAEADRLIDLMGLAHRRNAEWPILSQGERGRMLIARALMPSPRLLLLDEPATGLDLAGREHLLDRIDRLRRTHPGLASVLVTHHLEELPPGTTHAMLLRGGRVVAAGPVHDVLTTEHVSACFDYPVRIARAGGRWSVHTAQHADA
- a CDS encoding TetR/AcrR family transcriptional regulator, producing the protein MTNSVGTGRMTPGKRERLAAAAADVFYKQGIEKTTIADIARAADVPVGNVYYYFKTKDQLVQAAIGAHARTLQDIIAALDQLDAPAERLKGLVRGWVDQREQAAQFGCPSGTLATELDKRSDGLEQEMAAAMRGLLDWMQIQFAAMGRADARELAVALFAAYQGISLLTNTFRDPAMMEAEGNRLERWIDSLAS
- a CDS encoding SDR family oxidoreductase; the protein is MIVVTGATGNIGRTLVQILADADEKVVAVSRGTDVQLPEGVSHRQADLADPDQLAAAAAGADAVFLMFTGEQLVHGPAPQRYFEALKQAGVTRVVLLSSQVAGTRPESGSHARSRAFETAAAQSGLEWTALRPSGFFSNTYGWAEPVRTMRTVFSPFADVALPGIDPADIAAVAAVALREDGHHGQTYVLTGPEAITPREQARVLGDILAGPVQFVELTREQAREKLLEVMPPAVADGTLDVIGMPLPAETVVSPAVAQITGRPATSYAQWAERAIAAFR